A region from the Dehalococcoides mccartyi CG5 genome encodes:
- the hpt gene encoding hypoxanthine phosphoribosyltransferase: MMNRMKLSLFIPKTEIEVYLERLAYEINRDFKDRPLVVIGVLKGSFVFMADLVRRLNMPVELDFVGLASYGKNTQSCGKVHLTRPLNRDIAEKDILVIEDIVDSGLTVSYLLKYLKKRRTNSVKLCALLSKPSRRVCPVEIDYLGCEVEDKFLVGYGLDWAECYRQLPEIFALEEKPDADKP; this comes from the coding sequence ATGATGAACAGGATGAAACTTTCACTTTTTATTCCCAAGACTGAAATAGAAGTTTATCTTGAGCGTTTGGCCTATGAGATTAACCGTGATTTCAAGGATAGACCTCTGGTAGTTATAGGCGTACTCAAGGGATCTTTTGTCTTTATGGCTGACCTTGTCCGCCGCCTGAATATGCCGGTTGAACTGGATTTTGTAGGTCTGGCCAGCTATGGCAAAAATACTCAAAGCTGTGGCAAAGTACACCTGACCAGACCGCTTAACCGGGATATCGCGGAAAAAGATATACTGGTGATTGAAGATATTGTAGATTCAGGGTTAACTGTTTCTTACCTGCTAAAGTATCTGAAAAAACGCCGCACAAACTCTGTGAAGCTGTGCGCCCTTCTCAGTAAACCCAGCCGAAGAGTCTGTCCGGTAGAAATAGACTATCTGGGCTGCGAAGTTGAGGACAAGTTTCTGGTAGGTTACGGACTGGACTGGGCAGAATGCTACCGCCAGTTGCCCGAAATATTTGCTCTGGAGGAAAAACCGGATGCAGACAAACCTTAG
- a CDS encoding ABC transporter ATP-binding protein, whose amino-acid sequence MVIQVQNLVKVYGSIRAVDGISFEVKKGEVFGMLGPNGAGKTTTAEIIEGLRDADSGSVSVMGLDVRKQRDQIKQLIGIQLQAPALLPLLNVEEILKLFTSFYRNSVPVEKLLDMVSLTESRKVLSKNLSGGQQQRLSVAMAMVNNPEITFLDEPTTGLDPQARRGLWSVIEELRSQGKTVFLTTHYMDEAERLCDRIAVVDHGKIIALDTPKKLISGNFKESAIEFEMEPVPSGELLGSFPCVTSASVEGFEVILYSNNVPKTMGAILDYADKNRGNTELRNLHVRQATLEDVFLKLTGRKIRE is encoded by the coding sequence ATGGTTATTCAAGTGCAAAATCTGGTAAAGGTCTACGGCTCGATTCGGGCAGTGGACGGTATCAGTTTTGAGGTTAAAAAAGGTGAAGTTTTTGGCATGCTTGGTCCTAACGGGGCTGGCAAAACTACCACTGCTGAAATCATTGAAGGTTTGCGTGATGCAGATTCCGGCAGTGTCAGTGTAATGGGTTTGGACGTGCGTAAACAACGTGACCAGATTAAGCAGCTTATCGGTATCCAGCTGCAGGCTCCGGCCTTGTTACCTCTATTAAATGTAGAGGAAATACTTAAACTCTTTACCTCTTTCTATCGTAATTCAGTGCCGGTGGAAAAACTGCTGGACATGGTGTCTCTTACCGAGAGCCGCAAGGTGCTTTCCAAAAATCTTTCAGGCGGTCAGCAACAGCGTTTGTCGGTTGCTATGGCTATGGTAAATAATCCGGAGATTACATTTTTGGATGAACCTACCACAGGGCTTGACCCTCAGGCTCGGCGTGGTTTGTGGTCAGTGATTGAAGAGCTGCGTTCCCAAGGGAAAACAGTTTTCCTTACCACCCATTATATGGATGAGGCTGAAAGGCTTTGTGACCGTATTGCGGTAGTAGACCATGGCAAGATAATAGCTTTGGATACTCCTAAAAAACTTATCTCAGGCAACTTTAAAGAAAGCGCTATTGAGTTCGAAATGGAACCTGTTCCTTCAGGCGAACTTCTGGGTTCTTTCCCCTGTGTGACCAGTGCGTCTGTAGAAGGGTTTGAAGTTATTTTGTACTCAAATAATGTCCCCAAAACTATGGGTGCCATACTTGATTATGCAGACAAAAACAGGGGTAATACCGAACTGCGTAATTTGCATGTTCGTCAGGCCACTCTGGAAGATGTATTTTTGAAGCTGACTGGCAGGAAGATACGGGAATGA
- a CDS encoding ABC transporter permease, whose protein sequence is MNSFISMLNANFKQFLRDKTALFFTLAFPVLFIIMFGLVFSGTDKISYDVALVNEDNSQISQGITEAFSQVTIFSVKDSPRDESLQLLKDGKLKAVIIIPEGLGIAALSGQTTDIQVYYDGSQTNVNQILLPVIKEILQTINREITQTPVLFQISEETIQTKDMSMMSFFIPGVLAMSIMFLGLYSAMPLIQQREKKILKRLGASPISRSTIIFSQVVLRLGLAVLQTIIIIVIGQLMFGVEILGNWWLLLGLVMLGTLSFISLGFLVASLAKTEEGAMPIVQLIQFPMMFLSGIFFPLEFMPDFMRPVVNALPLTYLGDAFRQVMVDGAPAFPLGVDLLVVTGWLVVCMAVSIRFFRWE, encoded by the coding sequence ATGAACTCATTTATTAGCATGCTAAACGCCAATTTCAAGCAATTTCTTCGGGACAAGACCGCTTTGTTTTTTACACTGGCTTTTCCGGTACTGTTTATTATTATGTTTGGGTTGGTTTTCAGCGGCACAGACAAGATTAGCTATGATGTTGCTCTGGTAAACGAAGACAATTCCCAGATAAGTCAGGGTATCACCGAGGCTTTCAGCCAGGTAACCATCTTTTCGGTAAAAGACAGCCCCCGTGATGAAAGCCTGCAACTGCTCAAAGACGGTAAACTGAAGGCCGTTATAATAATACCTGAGGGTTTGGGAATAGCTGCTCTGTCAGGACAAACTACCGATATCCAAGTTTACTATGATGGTTCTCAAACCAACGTAAATCAGATTCTATTGCCGGTGATTAAAGAAATACTCCAGACCATAAACCGTGAGATAACCCAGACGCCTGTTTTATTTCAAATCAGTGAAGAAACTATCCAGACCAAAGATATGAGCATGATGAGTTTCTTTATACCGGGCGTACTGGCTATGTCCATTATGTTTCTGGGACTTTACTCTGCCATGCCGCTTATACAGCAGAGGGAAAAGAAGATTTTAAAACGGCTGGGGGCTTCCCCTATTTCCCGTTCCACTATTATATTCAGTCAGGTGGTTCTCAGACTGGGGCTGGCAGTACTTCAGACTATTATTATTATAGTCATAGGCCAGCTTATGTTTGGCGTGGAAATTTTGGGTAACTGGTGGCTTCTCTTGGGGCTGGTGATGCTGGGTACACTTTCATTTATCAGTTTGGGGTTTCTGGTGGCCTCGCTTGCCAAGACCGAAGAAGGTGCTATGCCCATCGTTCAGCTTATTCAGTTCCCCATGATGTTCCTTTCCGGTATTTTCTTCCCGCTGGAATTCATGCCTGATTTTATGCGTCCGGTGGTAAACGCTTTACCGCTTACCTATCTGGGAGATGCTTTCAGACAGGTAATGGTGGATGGCGCACCCGCTTTTCCGCTGGGAGTTGATTTACTGGTAGTCACAGGCTGGCTGGTGGTCTGTATGGCTGTATCAATCCGCTTTTTCCGCTGGGAATAA